In a single window of the Rattus norvegicus strain BN/NHsdMcwi chromosome 6, GRCr8, whole genome shotgun sequence genome:
- the LOC134479420 gene encoding RING-type E3 ubiquitin-protein ligase PPIL2-like, protein MGKRQHQKDKMYITCAEYIHFYGGRKPDITQTSFRRLPFDHCSLSLQPFVYPVCTPEGVVFDLLNIVPWLKKYGTNPNTGEKLDGKSLIKLNFAKNSEGQYHCPVLYSVFTDNIHIVAIRTTGNVYTYEAVEQLNIKARNLRDLLTDEPFSRQDIITLQDPTNLDKFNVSSFFHVKNNMRTIDPDEEKAKQDPSYYLKNTNAETRETLQELYKEFKGDEILAATMKPPEKKKVDQLNAAHYSTGKVSASFTSTAMVPETTHEAAVIDEDVLRYQFVKKKGYVRLHTNKGDLNLELHCDLTPKTCENFIKLCKKRYYDGTIFHRSIRNFVIQGGDPTGTGTGGESYWGKPFKDEFRPNLSHTGRGVLSMANSGPNTNKSQFFITFRSCAYLDEKHTIFGRVVGGFDTLTEMENVESDPKTDRPKEEVHICTTTVFVDPYEEADAQIAQERKKTQHQVDPEAKAKKKQPQPGNQGPPTYRRGVGKYINPAATKRAAEEEPSTSTAIPTVKKRPSRGFGDFSSW, encoded by the coding sequence ATGGGGAAGCGACAGCACCAGAAGGACAAGATGTACATCACCTGTGCCGAGTACATTCATTTCTATGGTGGCAGGAAGCCAGATATCACACAGACAAGTTTTCGCCGCTTACCTTTTGACCACTGcagtctctctctccagccttttgTCTACCCAGTCTGCACCCCGGAAGGTGTTGTCTTTGACTTGCTGAACATTGTCCCATGGCTTAAGAAGTATGGGACCAATCCgaacactggagagaaacttgatgggAAGTCCCTGATTAAGCTGAACTTTGCGAAGAACAGTGAAGGGCAGTACCACTGTCCAGTGCTGTACTCCGTGTTCACTGATAACATCCACATCGTGGCCATCAGGACAACTGGCAATGTCTACACCTATGAGGCAGTGGAGCAGCTAAACATCAAGGCCAGGAACTTGAGGGACCTGTTAACTGATGAGCCCTTTTCCAGGCAAGACATCATCACCCTGCAGGACCCCACCAATTTAGACAAATTTAACGTTAGCAGCTTCTTCCATGTGAAGAATAACATGCGAACGATAGATCCAGATGAGGAAAAGGCCAAACAAGACCCATCGTattatttgaaaaatacaaaTGCGGAGACCCGAGAGACGCTACAGGAGCTCTACAAAGAGTTCAAAGGAGATGAGATTTTAGCAGCTACCATGAAGCCACCTGAGAAGAAGAAGGTGGACCAACTAAATGCTGCCCACTACTCCACAGGGAAGGTCAGTGCGTCCTTCACCTCTACCGCCATGGTGCCTGAGACCACGCACGAAGCAGCTGTCATTGATGAAGATGTCCTGCGCTACCAGTTTGTGAAGAAGAAGGGCTATGTGAGGCTACATACCAACAAGGGCGACCTCAACCTAGAGCTGCACTGTGACCTGACACCAAAAACCTGTGAAAACTTCATCAAGCTCTGCAAGAAACGGTATTATGATGGTACCATCTTTCACAGGTCCATCAGGAACTTTGTGATCCAGGGTGGTGACCCTACAGGTACAGGCACGGGTGGAGAGTCATACTGGGGCAAGCCTTTCAAAGATGAGTTCCGTCCCAACCTTTCACACACAGGTCGTGGGGTGCTCAGCATGGCCAATTCGGGGCCCAACACCAACAAGTCTCAGTTCTTCATCACCTTCCGGTCCTGTGCTTACCTGGATGAGAAGCATACCATCTTTGGACGGGTTGTCGGGGGCTTTGACACGCTGACAGAGATGGAGAATGTGGAGAGTGACCCCAAAACTGACCGCCCTAAGGAAGAAGTGCACATCTGTACAACCACCGTGTTTGTGGATCCCTATGAGGAGGCCGACGCCCAGATTGCCCAGGAACGGAAGAAGACACAGCACCAAGTGGATCCAGAGGCCAAGGCCAAGAAGAAACAGCCCCAGCCTGGAAACCAGGGTCCCCCGACATACCGCCGGGGGGTGGGCAAGTACATCAACCCTGCAGCCACGAAACGAGCAGCAGAGGAAGAACCATCCACCAGCACAGCCATCCCCACAGTCAAGAAAAGGCCCAGTCGGGGCTTTGGGGACTTCAGCTCCTGGTag